The window TTCCGCGAAAATCGCGCCCTCAGTTGGACTGGTTAACTTTTCACGCCAAGACTTGGAACGTGAAGGACCGGCGTTATAAGCCGCTGATGCCAGCACCCATGAACCATCCAAGTCCCCCAAGACCATATTTAGATAATTACTACCCAATGTGAGATTGGTATTGGTATCGGTGAGCTTGTCATTGGTATACGAAGTCATGCCAATTTTCTTAGCCACATACTTTGCTGTATTGGGCATCACCTGCATCAAGCCAGAAGCGCCTACAGAGGAAGAGGCATTCATGATGAAGCGGGACTCTTGACGAATCAATCCATAGGCCCACGCTAGGTTCAAATCAATTTGCTTGGCGATCGGAGCCAGTTCATCTCGATAAGGGGTTGGATAGCGCAAACTAAAATCATGCTCTTGCTTGGTTCGGTCTGCAGTATTCACCACGCGGTCATACAGGCCAATACGTTTAGCGTACTCAGCCGAGGCCAATAACTGCTTGTCGCTCATATTGCGCAATTCCCAGTTCCATTCGCGGTTGCCTTCAAACCGTAAATTCATCGCATAGAAGCGCTCGCCCCGAATAAAGCCTTTACGACTGGCTACCGTATCAATATCTTGGTCGCTTACTTTAGTGCGTGCAGGTGCCTGATTAGATTTTCCCAGATCTTCGCGAGCTAATTGTCCATAGAAGTTGTACTGCTCTGCAACAAGCTCAAGGTTCTCACGCGCTTTTTCGTTTTGACCATCCACCTTTAATGCACGTGCATACCAATAAGTCCAAGCGGGATCCTTACTACGCACTGCGGGGTTCATACCCTCAATCGCATTCTTGACCAGCATCCAATCCTTGGCGCGTAAGCCTGCGCGCACTTTCCACTCTTGTCCTTCAGTAGAAAGCAGTTCGTTATAGCCCAACTCTTGTTGCAGACGATAGGCATCATCCGCATTGGGATCTAATTTCTTAGCGAGGAACTGACCAATCACACCCCAAGCCACAGCTTGATTTTCTTTGCTGTAACGCGATGCATTTTGTGAAAAATCTTTAAATGCTTTTGCAGGGTCTGCTTTGGCCGCTTTCACAATCTCAGCAACAGGGTCTTCGCCACCCAAGCGGCGTGACATCGTATCAAAGCCCATTTCACTGGCAGCACGACCAATTGCCTTTGCCTCGCTTGGCGTCATGCCGCCTGCGCTGACTAAGGCAGGA is drawn from Polynucleobacter arcticus and contains these coding sequences:
- a CDS encoding lytic transglycosylase domain-containing protein translates to MVFLALLASVPSVWAEKSKKTISAKESRASALEITEGDRAFIELREAAKRNDVARAQTLAASLFNYPYDDYVAYFRIKPQLFDSAGGARADSNADSQVVAFLNQYQGTALADRMRNDWLLVLGKRKDWSRFDIEYPKFVLDDDTQVKCYALQSKLAQGENATKVAIDARAILLDPRYFGQACQELVPALVSAGGMTPSEAKAIGRAASEMGFDTMSRRLGGEDPVAEIVKAAKADPAKAFKDFSQNASRYSKENQAVAWGVIGQFLAKKLDPNADDAYRLQQELGYNELLSTEGQEWKVRAGLRAKDWMLVKNAIEGMNPAVRSKDPAWTYWYARALKVDGQNEKARENLELVAEQYNFYGQLAREDLGKSNQAPARTKVSDQDIDTVASRKGFIRGERFYAMNLRFEGNREWNWELRNMSDKQLLASAEYAKRIGLYDRVVNTADRTKQEHDFSLRYPTPYRDELAPIAKQIDLNLAWAYGLIRQESRFIMNASSSVGASGLMQVMPNTAKYVAKKIGMTSYTNDKLTDTNTNLTLGSNYLNMVLGDLDGSWVLASAAYNAGPSRSKSWREKLTSPTEGAIFAETIPFHETRTYVKNVLANATYYSSVMHGQTQSLKQRLGVIAPKAANASELP